The following proteins come from a genomic window of Leptospira bandrabouensis:
- a CDS encoding serine hydrolase domain-containing protein — protein sequence MYFRLIFGFLFSLFFIYCGESEIGSFSEETKEKIRKKIKQEGFQGVVLISQDENILFRESIYPGKKSKNTQLYKKHNFPLGESTKTFTSYAIHILEEEKKISQTDPVSKHLKWFPYTKVTIGHLLRHTSGLPKIIEFLPNFDLEKGKLNREDIKSFFLNSKLKPAFPPGEYWKYSRLDYLLLSYIIEKASGISYSQFLKERIFTPLEFQNTSVDSNEVLIGNSGIYSTPEDLVIFSKELKKPKLISKLSRDSIIKKTVLSDSISEDPIAFGEGVFVGDYFYWTYGKEKGISNFVYHDLKSRIFITVVSPYGRSKGDLSSVKSALTEIIFEAKKLNLKKKTNLPNEIYIEDLMKEEKVPSLGIAVFKNYSLSWKKMYGTKSQHTLFRAGSLSKTMTATATLRLVEENQLDLYSNWIGKLKQYKVSVPKGKKRSIVNLDLLLSHTSGLTEKGNWDDPVNSGKKHLRELKDTNTTKGNGLKLYYKPGTKSRYSGGGYSIVQEILTERTGKSFQNLMSEVVFQPLHMNRSTFRQNLTTDDDRCDGYDEQGNLLPQKTFVTPELSSGGLWTTPEEVGLLFTEVAKAKHGKSTFLTKESAEYLLSPKMSAANLTVHALVAHGFFLNRTGKTEYFFHGGHTKGHKSLALFNTEKGYGVVIMTNSENGSKLIWRILRSISVEEKWDKFVN from the coding sequence ATGTATTTTCGGCTTATTTTTGGGTTTTTATTCAGTTTATTTTTCATTTACTGTGGAGAATCCGAAATCGGTTCCTTCTCAGAGGAAACGAAAGAAAAAATCAGAAAAAAAATCAAACAAGAAGGTTTCCAAGGGGTTGTTCTCATTTCTCAAGATGAAAACATACTCTTTCGAGAATCTATTTACCCAGGAAAAAAAAGTAAAAATACACAACTTTATAAAAAACATAATTTCCCGTTAGGTGAATCAACCAAAACTTTTACCTCTTATGCCATTCACATATTAGAAGAAGAGAAAAAAATTTCTCAAACAGATCCTGTTTCAAAACATTTAAAATGGTTTCCTTATACCAAAGTAACTATAGGGCATTTATTACGTCACACTTCTGGCTTACCAAAAATCATCGAGTTTCTACCCAATTTTGATTTAGAAAAAGGCAAATTAAACCGGGAGGATATAAAAAGTTTTTTTTTAAATTCAAAACTAAAACCTGCGTTTCCCCCAGGCGAGTATTGGAAGTATAGCCGACTCGATTATCTTTTGTTATCCTACATCATTGAAAAAGCATCAGGCATTTCTTATTCGCAATTTTTAAAAGAAAGAATTTTTACTCCTCTAGAATTTCAAAACACAAGTGTAGATTCTAATGAAGTTTTAATCGGTAATAGCGGAATTTATTCCACTCCTGAGGACCTTGTAATTTTTAGTAAGGAATTAAAAAAACCAAAATTAATCTCAAAATTATCACGCGATTCAATCATCAAAAAAACCGTTTTGTCTGACTCCATCTCAGAAGACCCCATTGCATTTGGAGAAGGTGTATTTGTTGGCGATTATTTTTATTGGACTTACGGTAAAGAAAAAGGGATTTCGAATTTCGTATACCACGATCTAAAAAGTAGAATCTTTATCACGGTTGTGAGTCCCTATGGCAGAAGTAAGGGAGATTTATCATCTGTAAAATCAGCACTTACGGAAATAATTTTTGAAGCTAAAAAATTAAATCTTAAGAAAAAAACCAATCTTCCAAACGAAATCTATATAGAAGATCTTATGAAAGAGGAAAAAGTTCCTTCATTAGGCATCGCTGTGTTTAAAAATTATTCCTTAAGTTGGAAAAAAATGTATGGAACAAAATCTCAACACACATTGTTTCGAGCTGGTTCCCTTTCCAAAACAATGACTGCGACCGCAACACTTCGATTAGTTGAAGAAAACCAATTAGATTTATATTCCAATTGGATCGGAAAACTAAAACAATACAAAGTTTCTGTTCCCAAGGGTAAAAAAAGATCAATTGTAAATCTTGATTTATTACTTTCACATACCAGCGGACTTACAGAAAAAGGGAACTGGGATGATCCGGTCAACTCTGGGAAAAAACATTTACGCGAATTAAAAGATACCAATACGACCAAAGGGAATGGGTTAAAGTTATATTATAAACCAGGAACGAAGTCGAGGTATTCTGGCGGTGGATATAGCATTGTGCAAGAAATCCTTACCGAAAGAACTGGAAAATCTTTTCAAAACCTTATGTCTGAAGTTGTGTTCCAACCTCTACACATGAACCGCAGCACTTTTCGACAAAATCTAACAACTGATGATGACCGTTGTGATGGGTATGACGAACAAGGAAATCTATTACCACAAAAAACATTTGTTACACCAGAACTTTCCTCTGGAGGACTTTGGACAACCCCTGAGGAAGTTGGTCTCCTATTTACAGAAGTGGCAAAAGCAAAACATGGTAAATCGACCTTCCTTACGAAAGAATCGGCAGAATATTTACTTTCACCTAAAATGAGTGCCGCCAATCTTACGGTTCACGCCCTGGTGGCCCACGGATTTTTCCTAAACCGCACTGGAAAAACAGAATATTTTTTCCACGGAGGGCATACAAAGGGACATAAGTCACTTGCTCTGTTTAACACAGAAAAAGGGTATGGGGTGGTCATCATGACCAATTCGGAAAATGGTTCCAAACTGATTTGGCGGATTCTTAGGTCCATCTCCGTCGAAGAAAAATGGGACAAGTTTGTGAATTAA
- a CDS encoding STAS domain-containing protein, translating into MEYTESKFNGIVVLKLFGNLDMLNAGILKERIKESASQKEHRFIFDLEGVSFIDSSGFGLIMSLNDKLSELGGGLRIVNVSKTIRQIFRISKISSVIQIFESTEEAIDSFK; encoded by the coding sequence ATGGAATATACAGAATCTAAATTCAACGGCATTGTTGTTCTGAAATTATTTGGCAACTTAGATATGTTAAATGCCGGTATTCTAAAAGAACGTATCAAAGAATCTGCTTCCCAGAAGGAACACCGCTTTATCTTCGATTTGGAAGGTGTCAGCTTCATAGATTCTTCTGGTTTTGGCCTCATCATGTCCCTGAATGACAAACTATCTGAGTTAGGTGGGGGATTACGAATTGTTAACGTATCCAAAACCATCAGGCAAATTTTTCGAATTTCAAAAATTTCTTCCGTCATCCAAATCTTTGAAAGTACGGAAGAGGCAATTGATTCCTTCAAATAA
- a CDS encoding SpoIIE family protein phosphatase — translation MSIRYKFLLILSVSQILLVIALTTSFAYLLQSVKNIPQTQRAEDLSRNFQRELEFKEEKLRLLLEEITFNSQTRSILERGLADRSVLSKELPYLQQILKRYGLSIFEIGDKQGKVLFRVHRPKDFGDDKKNQPIIKNALNGESTAALEDGHSGLGFRLAAPLFGRGTILIGQVVDDNFTKTISKDNRIHLAIFQEGKVKTIGSDTIRLVMNEKPNLLMEEQRFHFQNKPYYLVKIPYVGNSQSVKQLVFHVMIDENEVESKTWRIWSFFVVASLVLCGVIFLISFLFSRDMVEAIKLLTSAMVDLDQWKPETLPTHRSDEIGQMGRVFVEMKEELSEHQNHLEEMVNLRTRELNETLSEMQKLQDKQDGDYFLTSLLIKPLRGSFSKSETVSVKIFERQMKQFKFRNKQSEIGGDLSVSDSIYLMGKKYTVFLNADAMGKSIQGAGGALVMGTVFKSIITRTQKLRYMQDRHPERWLKECFQEVHNVFISFDGHMLLSAILGLVDEETGTLYYINAEHPWIVLYRDGNASFLENEHSLRKIGFTEMSGDEVVIQIYPLRPGDVLILGSDGRDDLFVGQSGGNRVINDDETIFLRHVAEGAGDLDQICKVMLQFGDLTDDLSLMRIAFLEEVAYAAKESTKPKVYYQMLGEGIQSYRDGEWNNAIFALELALDSEPDDLYCLRELSKLYMKSKDYEKAIELANRYLQLNPGDTDFLFYIAYAHKQRRDFVLATDFAERLRFRDPKNFNNLLLLAEILMHRRDIERSKEVLLNLQEIAPENPKVQKLKNFWKKMVTTSVS, via the coding sequence ATGAGCATCCGTTACAAATTCTTATTAATATTGAGTGTGAGTCAAATTCTTCTTGTAATCGCTCTCACCACCAGTTTCGCCTATCTTTTGCAATCGGTAAAAAATATACCACAAACACAGCGGGCTGAAGATCTTTCTCGAAATTTTCAAAGAGAGTTAGAATTTAAAGAAGAAAAACTTAGGTTATTATTAGAGGAAATCACTTTCAACTCGCAAACCAGAAGCATTTTGGAAAGAGGTCTCGCTGACCGATCAGTACTTTCGAAGGAACTCCCTTATTTACAGCAAATTCTAAAAAGATATGGTCTTTCCATTTTTGAAATTGGTGACAAACAAGGTAAGGTTTTGTTTCGTGTGCATCGACCTAAAGACTTTGGGGATGATAAAAAAAACCAACCGATCATTAAAAACGCATTGAATGGAGAGTCCACTGCAGCTCTGGAAGATGGACATAGTGGACTCGGATTTCGTTTGGCGGCTCCACTGTTTGGTCGTGGAACCATTCTTATTGGCCAAGTTGTGGATGATAATTTCACAAAAACAATATCGAAAGACAATCGAATCCATTTAGCAATTTTTCAAGAAGGAAAAGTGAAAACTATTGGTTCGGATACCATTCGTTTGGTGATGAATGAAAAGCCAAATTTGTTAATGGAGGAACAAAGGTTTCATTTTCAAAATAAACCTTATTATCTAGTAAAAATTCCATATGTTGGGAATTCACAATCAGTGAAACAGTTGGTCTTTCATGTGATGATTGATGAAAATGAAGTCGAATCAAAAACATGGAGAATTTGGTCCTTTTTTGTAGTCGCCTCTTTAGTGTTATGTGGTGTTATTTTCCTTATATCATTTTTGTTTTCTAGAGATATGGTGGAAGCGATTAAACTTCTAACCAGTGCAATGGTTGATTTAGACCAATGGAAACCAGAAACTTTGCCAACTCATAGAAGTGACGAAATCGGACAAATGGGAAGAGTTTTTGTGGAGATGAAAGAGGAGTTGTCGGAACACCAAAATCATTTAGAGGAAATGGTAAATCTAAGGACTAGAGAACTAAATGAAACTCTATCTGAGATGCAAAAACTGCAAGACAAACAAGATGGAGATTATTTTTTAACTTCACTTTTAATCAAACCTTTGCGCGGTTCTTTTTCCAAATCAGAAACTGTTTCTGTTAAAATTTTTGAACGTCAAATGAAACAATTCAAATTCAGAAACAAACAATCGGAAATTGGAGGAGACCTTTCCGTTTCAGATTCTATTTATTTGATGGGTAAAAAATATACGGTCTTTTTAAACGCCGATGCCATGGGTAAGTCCATCCAAGGTGCTGGCGGGGCTCTAGTCATGGGAACAGTTTTTAAATCCATTATCACTAGAACTCAAAAATTACGTTATATGCAAGATAGACACCCTGAACGTTGGTTGAAGGAATGTTTTCAGGAAGTTCATAACGTTTTTATTAGTTTTGACGGTCATATGCTACTATCCGCCATACTTGGGTTAGTTGATGAAGAAACAGGAACTTTATATTACATCAATGCGGAACATCCTTGGATTGTTCTTTATCGAGATGGAAATGCTAGTTTTCTTGAAAATGAACATTCTTTAAGAAAAATCGGTTTCACCGAAATGAGTGGGGACGAAGTTGTCATTCAAATTTATCCCTTACGACCCGGCGATGTTTTGATTTTAGGATCGGATGGGCGAGATGATTTATTTGTTGGTCAATCTGGTGGAAACAGAGTGATTAATGATGATGAAACAATCTTCCTAAGACATGTTGCTGAAGGTGCTGGCGACTTGGATCAAATTTGCAAAGTGATGTTACAATTTGGAGATCTCACTGATGACTTAAGTTTGATGCGTATTGCCTTTTTAGAAGAAGTGGCGTATGCAGCAAAAGAATCCACAAAGCCGAAAGTTTATTACCAAATGTTGGGTGAGGGAATTCAATCCTATCGGGACGGGGAATGGAATAATGCAATCTTTGCATTAGAGTTAGCATTAGACTCCGAACCAGATGATCTCTATTGTTTAAGAGAATTATCCAAATTGTATATGAAATCCAAGGATTATGAAAAGGCAATTGAACTTGCCAATCGGTATTTACAATTAAATCCAGGGGATACAGACTTTTTGTTTTATATTGCCTATGCACATAAACAAAGAAGAGATTTTGTTTTGGCTACAGATTTTGCAGAAAGACTTCGATTTAGAGATCCTAAAAACTTCAATAACCTCCTCTTACTTGCAGAAATATTGATGCACAGGCGAGACATTGAACGTTCCAAAGAAGTGCTATTAAATTTACAAGAAATTGCTCCTGAAAATCCCAAAGTTCAAAAGTTAAAAAACTTTTGGAAAAAAATGGTTACTACTTCAGTTAGTTAG
- the pgsB gene encoding poly-gamma-glutamate synthase PgsB, whose translation MKPNAFLFFLIILTLLLYYTIEYFLHNRTLKKFKHRIHVNGTRGKSSVTRLIRAGLSATGMSVFAKTTGTMARMIFPDGSEESISRFGKPSILEQIKILKKASRMGAEIVVLECMALEPRYQWASEGQILKSDIGVITNIREDHLEVMGPELEDVAKSLLSGCPVKGTLVAGPTDFGPLILEVCEDRKSKAIFIQEESVQTVSDEEMRKFSYWEHKENVNLALKVCEILGVERNKALEAMWKVNPDPGALSVSPIHFFGKEFIYVNAMAANDPNSTKLIWSSVIERYPQYNKRFILFHTRDDRPERSRQLTKEFANWEGYDAVILIGSSTSLAFKYLKTYSKKDIPIFVWEHLSLDGIFESLLSILPKQSLVFGIGNIVGLGMELSLYLKNRSEQINE comes from the coding sequence ATGAAACCAAACGCTTTTCTTTTTTTCCTTATCATCCTCACATTGTTACTTTATTATACAATTGAATATTTTTTGCACAACAGAACTTTAAAAAAATTCAAACACCGAATTCACGTAAATGGAACAAGAGGAAAATCAAGCGTAACAAGACTTATACGAGCAGGTCTTTCCGCTACCGGGATGTCTGTTTTCGCAAAAACTACGGGCACAATGGCAAGGATGATTTTTCCTGATGGATCAGAGGAATCTATCTCCCGATTTGGAAAACCATCTATTTTAGAACAAATTAAAATTCTAAAAAAAGCAAGTCGAATGGGAGCCGAAATTGTCGTTTTAGAATGTATGGCCTTAGAACCACGTTACCAGTGGGCAAGTGAAGGACAAATTTTAAAATCAGACATTGGAGTCATTACAAATATCAGAGAGGACCATCTAGAAGTAATGGGACCTGAATTAGAAGACGTCGCCAAATCATTATTATCTGGTTGTCCCGTAAAAGGAACTCTTGTAGCAGGTCCAACAGATTTTGGACCTCTAATCCTCGAAGTATGTGAAGACCGAAAATCCAAAGCTATTTTCATCCAAGAAGAATCAGTGCAGACCGTCTCCGATGAAGAGATGAGAAAGTTCTCATATTGGGAACATAAAGAAAATGTGAATTTGGCTCTTAAGGTCTGCGAAATCTTGGGAGTGGAACGAAACAAAGCATTAGAAGCCATGTGGAAAGTAAATCCAGACCCAGGAGCACTTTCGGTTTCTCCCATTCATTTTTTTGGAAAAGAATTTATCTATGTAAATGCAATGGCTGCCAACGATCCAAATAGCACAAAACTAATTTGGTCATCCGTAATAGAAAGATATCCGCAATACAATAAACGATTTATTTTGTTTCATACAAGAGATGACAGGCCGGAACGAAGCCGTCAACTAACCAAAGAATTTGCAAATTGGGAAGGATATGATGCCGTGATTTTAATCGGATCTTCCACTTCACTTGCTTTTAAATATTTAAAAACATATTCCAAAAAAGATATTCCTATCTTTGTTTGGGAACATTTAAGTTTAGATGGAATTTTTGAATCTTTACTTTCGATTCTACCAAAACAATCTTTGGTTTTTGGAATTGGAAATATAGTAGGACTGGGAATGGAATTATCTTTATATCTGAAAAACAGGTCGGAACAAATCAATGAATGA
- the pgsC gene encoding poly-gamma-glutamate biosynthesis protein PgsC: MNEILPLSIGLSLVVSLVFSELFGILGTGLVVPGYLALSLNHPKNIALTFLIALLSYICVEVLSNFLLIFGKRKIVFILLFGYFFGYLLNYQILPDIDIGYLAEVRGIGFIIPGLIAVWYERQGVLETTSVLILAAIFVKILLIFILGTELETL, translated from the coding sequence ATGAATGAAATTCTTCCTCTTTCTATTGGGCTTAGCCTTGTTGTCAGTTTAGTATTTTCAGAATTGTTCGGAATTCTAGGTACGGGACTTGTCGTACCGGGATATTTGGCTTTATCCTTAAATCATCCCAAAAACATAGCACTCACTTTTTTAATCGCATTACTTTCTTATATTTGTGTAGAAGTATTATCCAATTTTTTATTAATCTTTGGAAAAAGAAAAATCGTCTTTATCTTGTTATTTGGTTATTTTTTCGGGTATTTGCTGAATTACCAAATCCTTCCTGATATAGATATTGGATATCTTGCAGAAGTAAGAGGAATCGGATTTATTATCCCTGGTCTCATTGCTGTTTGGTATGAAAGGCAAGGTGTTTTAGAAACGACATCTGTTCTAATTTTGGCTGCTATTTTCGTGAAAATTCTCCTCATTTTTATCTTGGGAACAGAGTTAGAAACTTTATGA
- the pgsW gene encoding poly-gamma-glutamate system protein — protein MTKIYWSPWKHSRIALFLLAILGILGLLLIETCKVKKEQSYFKKKLHAAKLAERGFQILKPELLKHKKPDYKELDPTNSGFIGDFLTPVTSNSGSLSAKQTSINPNFAAVMIQFLKKAKLEEGDTVAVAVSGSFPALNVCLYAALETLKLKPIIISSASASQFGANHPQMLWLDMERELAESGIFSFKSSYASLGGIQDKAMGISKEGKDLLGRALQRNQVKLLDPLHFDDSIEKRMKLYEELSGGKPIKLFVNVGGGTTILGTNLGKQVFKNGLITNLPEEVHVPNSVIKSFLEREVPVINFIQIESLARKFGLPQTPKKVPKPGEGRVFYSEEYSPLLYLSVFLFLLVGLYGVTRLGWGENEEDRHLPKSLRAK, from the coding sequence ATGACTAAAATTTATTGGTCGCCTTGGAAACATAGCCGGATCGCGCTTTTTCTTTTAGCTATTTTAGGAATTCTAGGTCTTCTTTTAATTGAGACTTGTAAGGTAAAAAAAGAACAATCCTATTTCAAAAAGAAACTCCATGCAGCAAAACTTGCAGAACGTGGATTTCAAATTTTAAAACCAGAACTTCTCAAACATAAAAAACCTGATTATAAAGAACTAGATCCAACCAATTCAGGATTTATCGGAGACTTTTTAACACCAGTTACAAGTAATAGTGGTTCGTTGTCAGCCAAACAAACATCCATCAATCCAAACTTTGCTGCAGTGATGATCCAATTTCTAAAAAAAGCAAAACTAGAAGAAGGTGACACGGTGGCCGTTGCCGTATCAGGATCTTTTCCTGCCCTGAATGTTTGTTTATATGCAGCACTTGAAACATTAAAACTCAAACCTATCATTATTTCCAGTGCCTCTGCATCACAATTCGGCGCCAACCACCCGCAAATGCTTTGGTTAGATATGGAAAGAGAACTGGCCGAATCTGGAATCTTTTCATTTAAGTCGAGTTATGCGTCTCTTGGCGGAATCCAGGACAAAGCCATGGGTATATCCAAAGAGGGGAAAGATCTTCTTGGACGCGCATTACAAAGAAACCAAGTAAAACTCTTAGATCCTCTTCATTTTGATGATTCCATTGAGAAACGAATGAAACTCTATGAAGAATTATCAGGTGGGAAACCAATCAAATTGTTTGTGAATGTGGGTGGAGGAACAACCATTCTTGGAACCAATCTTGGCAAACAAGTTTTCAAAAATGGACTCATCACGAACTTACCGGAAGAAGTGCATGTTCCCAATTCTGTCATTAAATCCTTTTTGGAACGCGAAGTTCCCGTCATCAATTTCATTCAAATTGAATCACTCGCAAGGAAATTTGGCCTTCCCCAAACCCCCAAAAAAGTTCCGAAACCAGGGGAAGGGAGAGTGTTTTATTCCGAAGAATACAGTCCTCTCCTCTATCTTTCCGTTTTCCTTTTTCTCCTGGTTGGATTGTATGGTGTAACGAGGCTCGGTTGGGGCGAAAATGAAGAAGATCGCCATCTTCCCAAATCCTTACGAGCTAAGTGA
- a CDS encoding LIC_12238 family plasminogen-binding lipoprotein, with protein MRQNSVPSPLIRIFSKNIFPLLPILFTITLIQCGVPKGEFGWTTTKMEEMDILEKHIQTITDYKMMRDDLIFSPTDTIHYVYQFSRSPGLETDFYISLNRYELDFVEIDIKKKRVEPDSLAIRDEFSLLRTGEYLIKIVHEGDTVDEVKFRVLPDEGYTQENLEQELAGDQTDEIIKYSR; from the coding sequence ATGAGACAGAATTCGGTTCCAAGTCCCCTCATTCGGATTTTTTCCAAAAATATTTTCCCCCTACTTCCCATTCTTTTTACCATCACCCTCATCCAATGTGGTGTCCCCAAAGGTGAGTTTGGTTGGACGACCACCAAAATGGAAGAGATGGATATTTTAGAAAAACACATCCAAACCATCACCGACTATAAAATGATGCGAGATGATCTTATCTTTTCTCCCACAGACACCATTCATTATGTTTATCAATTTTCGAGAAGTCCTGGTTTAGAAACAGACTTCTATATTTCACTCAATCGTTATGAACTAGATTTTGTTGAAATTGATATCAAGAAAAAACGTGTAGAACCGGATTCCCTTGCCATAAGAGATGAATTTTCTCTGCTGAGGACAGGGGAGTATTTAATCAAAATTGTTCATGAAGGTGATACGGTAGACGAAGTAAAGTTTCGTGTTTTACCAGACGAAGGTTATACACAAGAAAATCTTGAACAAGAGTTAGCTGGTGACCAAACAGATGAAATCATCAAATACTCTCGTTAA